In a genomic window of Zingiber officinale cultivar Zhangliang chromosome 9B, Zo_v1.1, whole genome shotgun sequence:
- the LOC122022834 gene encoding auxin-responsive protein IAA30-like, which yields MGESTAIKCLFKFCEYMVEIFGDRYLRRPNADGVQRLLQMHDERHDFPGMAQAVGWLPVRSFRKNILSVHSQKRVGDSMDANGNSPAAFVKVSMDGAPYLCKVNLKMYRSYQELSMALQKMFSSFTTSTECRPTYEDKDGDWMVVGDPWEMFVDSCKRLRTMKGSEAIGIAPRAMEKCKNRS from the exons ATGGGTGAATCAACTGCCATCAAGTGTCTTTTCAAGTTTTGCGAATACATGGTTGAAATATTTGGTGATAGATACTTGAGAAGGCCAAATGCTGATGGTGTTCAACGTcttcttcaaatgcatgatgAGAGGCATGACTTCCCTGGCAT GGCACAGGCTGTGGGTTGGCTGCCAGTGAGATCCTTCAGGAAGAACATCCTCTCTGTTCACTCTCAGAAGCGTGTCGGCGACAGCATGGACGCGAATGGTAACTCGCCGGCTGCCTTTGTGAAGGTGAGCATGGATGGTGCACCGTACCTGTGTAAGGTAAACCTGAAGATGTACAGGAGCTACCAAGAGCTCTCCATGGCCCTGCAGAAGATGTTTAGTTCCTTCACCACCAGCACTG AATGTAGGCCGACCTATGAAGACAAGGATGGAGATTGGATGGTTGTTGGTGATCCATGGGA GATGTTTGTTGACTCGTGCAAACGTTTGCGTACCATGAAGGGATCCGAAGCCATTGGGATTG CACCAAGAGCCATGGAGAAGTGCAAGAACAGAAGTTGA